The Prionailurus bengalensis isolate Pbe53 chromosome D3, Fcat_Pben_1.1_paternal_pri, whole genome shotgun sequence DNA window acaatGGGGAAATAATACTTCATTAAATAATTGTGAGCATTTAATGTGTTGACACATATAATGAACTTTGGGCTTTGTATATACTCAATCCATCGTACCTTTCTGCGTCTATACCTCTGAATCATTTATTGAGAAGAGAGGATAGAAGTGGgaattgtttaaaagaaattcaaaccACATTCCCCAAATTTTAAAGCCTTTCCAGttgacttttcctctctcttaGAATCTTAGACACCAGTTACCGGAGCACAGGGAGGAATGTTTAGTGCTAAGGAGTTATGGGTAAGATGGGGAAGATTTGAGGGTAcagaattatttgaaaacaatattttcttctctctgcttgttTTGAAAGTTTCCTTTGGTGGGTACTGATGAGTAGTGATGAAGAGAGATAGTGGTTTCAAGGGGGACTTTCAGAGGAAGGAGGTAAGGTGTTGTTATCAAGTAATACGGGGATTACTTTAAGTACACGTAACGGACATTTATCTAAAGTTGGTGTCATTCCCTAAAGAGTAGACACCGGGACCtttattttattgctgttgtCATCATTTGACATAACTCTATGGACATGAACCATGCCATGTTCTTTTTCTCAGTGACCTTTGAGTTGGATTTAATTTATCTGAATCAGTCAGACATTATTTGGAACCAAAATGAGTCAATTTGGGCAACAGAATATTTTGTCAAAAACAAAATGCGATTGTAAAGTTGTTACCTGAATTgtcttttaagtcttttaaatttGGTCTCTGAGGGAGTTCCTCTGATGCTTTGCATTCTTCTTTGCTGAAATAATTATACCAAACAAGTGTGCCAAATAAGCGGTTTGAAATTGttcaaaaagcttaaaaaaaaagcaagctgtgACATCAGTACTGAAACTATATCTGCTAACAGGAACTGAATCCCCTTTACATGTATCTACTTCATCTAGTTCAAGTTCAGAAGTTTTCTTTACCCTCTTTGGTTGCagcttttctcttattttaagtaAGCAATGTTAATTTGGAGCCTGTTGAAATTGTTAATACTGATATGAACATCTGTATTCAATACTTAGCTAACAGATGTTAGGAAATCTCATTATAAATTCTTTTGTAAAAGGCATAGCTAGATTGCATATAATTTCTTAGAttgtaaatatgtttatattttcttgaatttgagaaagaatttttttttaataaccaagTTTTCTCTTCAATTTTGTTTAGACAGAATATTGGTGAAAGTATTCTTTACCTATGGGTAGAGAAAATAAGAGATGTTCTAATACAGAAATCTCAGATGACAGAACCAGGTAAATACCAgaagaatattattaatattattaatgcTCTTTTAACTTAATCATAATTAAATTTCCATGTAAatattctaaatgaaatttttaatgaaaaatctgTATCCTGTTTTATGGTTCATATGTGATAAAATACAAGTTTCTCTGGACAAGTTCATTTGCTCATGTAGTTATGGTTATTTCTATGTGATTTTAGCCTCTTTGGTTTCATATTATACTCTTACAGAACTTGGGTTAAAGAACGTGGGTCTaaaatttctgctttctttgacTATTAAGGTAATATGAACCATGTAACATTCCTCATGAATTACTGGAGTACACAAGTTAGACATTAGCTTCAAATGAGTAAAGTGTTTATAGAAAAAGAACTCTGGAAAACACACCAACTGATATTTAGGAtataaaaatttactttgaaaattgatttttaaattgagatgtaGTTCACATACCATAATTATTTATCCTCTAAAAATGTGTAATACAGTGGTTTTGATATATTCCAAAATTGTACACCTGTCGCTACTATCTAATTTCATATCAAAGACATGTATTGATTTGAAAATCAATATATGTCTTTATTATTCTTTGAACCATTCATGACAACGTGGGTGtttctaatatttcattgttaCCACTGATAGAATTGTTTTCAATCTggtaaagagatttttaaaaaaccagcaaTAGTTTATTTACTAACTTTTTAGAAGATTATTTATAAGGAACCAATTATTTTGGACTCACTTAGCAaaatcattatatatttaaaattgatagTAGTGGTAACTTTTTCAGagcattttactatttttctgtaGAAACTACAACGTTTTTACTGCTTCCATTAACATCTGATATAAATGGTATGAAGATATTCTCTCCATGTGGCAatcatttttgaattattttcctgaCTTTTATAATTCATGTTCTGATTTTGTAGCATTTCAGGGCATTGATAGGAAAAGtagtctcaaaataaaattgatttttgctgATCTACCATGTTAGAGTGTGGGATAATTGCAAAAAATGGAATGTATGCCAGTAAAAATTTAGGACTCCAAAAAATTTGGAATCACTCAATTCTcaggagatttttaaaagtatagatcttaaaaataagatattttccctttttcatctATATCCACATTACAGTTTAGCCACTCTTTAAATTGTaatgttattgatttttgtttacaATTTGTAGTTAtactttttagaaattttgtttggtatttttcttACCAAAAATTGTTTTTGTAGACTTCATACTAAAATGGAAGGATTTGTAATTCTAAAGAACTAATAAGATTACAAGCTCGTGATCAAGATATCTCATGAGAATTTTCCATTCTACCCACTAACAAGTAACTTAGGTTGATTTTACTGTTAATCTTCAGTACAAATTTATCTCATAGGTTTTTTCTATTGCAGAAGTACtaaattttgaagtaattatatacacaaaaaatttttacaattctgtactaattttagacttacagaaaaattgcaaaaatagtacaatgAACTCTTTTATATTCCTCACTCTGTTTCCCCTAGTAACATCCTACTTAACCACAGTATAATTACCAAGAATAGGAAACTAACATTGGTATAATATTAACCAAACTAAAGATCCGAATTTCATGGattttttccactaatgtcctttctGCTGTTATAGGATGCTGTCCAAGATTCTACCTGTTATTTCTCTTTACTCTCTTTTAGTCTGTAAAtaatttctcagtctttccttggcTTTTATGACCTCTTATGAcctgacacttttgaagagtactgtattttgtagaatgtccctctgTTTGGGTCTGTCCATTGTTTTCTCATATTGGAGCAAGATTAGGcattttggcaagaataccacaAAAATGATATTGTCTCCTTCACAGTGCATATATCAAGGAACTCATGGTATCAGTATGCTTTATTGTTATGTTTACCTTGATCCTTTGGTTACAGTGGTATCTGTCAGGtatctccactgtaaagttataGTATTAATCAAGCCTCTCCAGAGAACCAATTGGgtgtgagagtgtgtgtttgtgtatgtgtatgtgtgtacgcgTGTGTATTTATAAAGacaaggagggggaagagagggatggatgcagaagaagggaggaagaggtgtggaagagaaggagagagagattaatttaaggaattggctcatgagaTTGTGGAGGCTGGCAGGTCCACACTCTGCAAGGTACTTTGGCAGGCTGGAGACCTAGGGAAGAATTAGTGTTGCAGCTCAAGTCTGAAGGCTGGCTGTCTGCTCGAagaattccctcttcctctgggGAGGCTAGTCCCTTTTCTATTAAGACCTTAACTAGATGTAGCTCTCTCACATTGTGGAGGAcagtctgctttactcaaagttaACTGATTTCAATGTGAATTCCATCTAAGAAATACCTttacagaaacatctagaatagaGTTTGATCAAATAAATATCTGGATACTGTGGACTAAActagccaagttgacatataaacTTAACCTCACAGTTACTGTCTTTCCCTTTATAGTTGATAAGTACCTTGAGGGAGATATTTGGCTCTCTGCTAATATCCTGTTCCTCCTTAAACTTTAACTTTAATATCTATTAGTCTGTCTTGTCAACAGTATTTATTGCTGTGGTGTTTGCATAATAATgattctcatttccttctttccttcttcatggAATTGGAATTCTTTTGTGAGGAAGAGATGTCTCttctccttgtttgttttttatttatttttatcagtatgaactcatgtatATTATTTTACTCCATGGGTTAAAATTctatattatcattattttgttgctcaaattttTCCAGCTTTGGCCTTCAGGTAGactcttgtattcttttttgttagctcacctgtcttttttttttttttttttttttttttgaccatttCTTTGCTCTCCGGAATCATAAGCTCTTCCAggctcatcttttatttattttcctagacAAAGACCAACCAGTTATTAAGTGGAATTCCTTACTGTCCTCTAAGTTCATTCATAAGGTCTCATATCCACATAGGTCCTGACatcaagaagaaaactgaagaggaagaTGTAGAATGTGAAGATGATCTCATTTTAGCATGTCAACCAGAAAATCCTGTTAAAGCATTGGATTTTGAGATTAGTGAAAATCAAACAGGTATATTACCATCTAGTTTCTTTTGAGGCGCCCGGGATGGCAGTTGTTACCAACTAGTTTCTTTTGAGGCATGTGGGATGTTTCTGAAATGGTATAGAACTGTAGTAAACTCTCATACATTAAGAAATAGTTAAGTTGCAGagaattgagggtttttttttcctgcctgctGGCCATTTTGATGTTTGCTAGGTCTGTCAGAATGatgaggaaaaaacagaaatttctccctccccccactgtttttttgtgtgtgtgtgactttctAGAGTTTTGAATTAATGATAGGAGAAACTGAAACTAAGAAATACTCTGTTAATGTTTTCAGTTCACATCCTGTTTTTATATGTCTATTTTGAAATCCTCAGCTGTCTCCTGATGTTTCAGTTAACTTTAGTCTGTGTTCATAAATATAATAGCTGAACGTACAGCCACTGAACTCAAGCTAGTAAAATGcctttaagattttagtttttgcttAAGTAGATTTGTTCCATAATCAGATAGTATTCAGCTTATGAATAGGTTGATGAGATAAATCAATCAGCTGTATGTTGCCATTGGAAAATATCTTCTATTTTAGTATCTTAAAATTTTGAACGGTAGCATCAGTTTTCTCAAGGCTTTTACAAAAACATGATAGGCCAGAGGGAACTATGCGTCATACAGTAGCTTTCAAACAATACTATGAAGCTTTAAAGTTCTTGTGTGGTGTTTCAGGACCAGGAAGGGAAAtaaataggaagagaaagagtgggagaaaagACCCAGGATTCCCACCCCTACCTCAGtgtcacattttattcatttatatatttgtggaTTTGGCATAAGATTTCTTTCAGGAAACAGGATACACTATTAAAAGCAAGAGTAAAAATCATAGTCAACAATAAATAGTGTCCAGTTCATGTTGACCTTAGTGCTACCCTGGTACAGTGGTCACAGTTTGTTCAAGAAGAGGACACACTCAGGAGGAAGGCAAAACATCCTGCATAAACCTGGTTTCTTGACCTAGCCCCGCCACACACCAGTGCAGTAAGTTTTGACAAGTTGTTTAAAGctgtaaagaaatatttttacatgtgttaGTTGAAGTAGTCCATTAATTGTAAGGCAAGCTGACCTGGGTAAGATTCAACAGATCAGTGAATAGAAATaggaaacaattttaattatttttcctgaataGCTTTAGATCCTAAATGAGGCAGATGTAGTAGCCAGGAtagttggttaagtttctcaacAGAGTTAAGGTCAAAttagtggttcttaaacttgTTTAAGAGGCAGAATAACTGGAAATAATGATACTCTGTGGAATACCAATTTGGTGTATCATTGATATATTCAATCCTATGAAGAAGGAACAGTTTTATTAGCAGAAAACATTTCATCACAGCTACACAAAATAAAGTCATAGGTTTCACAACCCAGAAGTCCATCAAcagaattgataaataaattgtggtatattagCAGCTGATAATCTTTTTGGTCTTAGGACCCTTTTATACTCTTAAAACTTAGTTATTATACCGATTTATACTACTATAACATCCCAGGATTTGAGGCCCAACCTACTGGGTGACCTTGACAGGTGAAAATCATTTATAAGTCAAGTAGTTTAATCTTACTTACATTTGAAcactttttacttaaaattataattttaatagataGCTATTAAGGGTAATTTGGGTTGATTTGCTATATGATTTACATCTCTTTCCCaactcccttccccaccctctgctCACACCATTGTCAATTTTTCATTATTCAaatgtaagaattttaaaaataaaataatgtaattctttaaatttatagaaatagaagaaTTACCTCCGATTGATCATGGCATTCCTATTACAGACCGAAGAAGTACTTTTCAGGCGCACTTGGCTCCCGTAGTTTGTCCTAAACAGGTAAAGTTTCTATGTCCAGTTCACTTTGATGTTGTTTTACCAAAGTAATTCAAGTAAATGGTTTTCCTCTTATGTTTGCTcttatgtttaattttcacataagatgaaaattatttgttcattttcctacCCCGGAATTACTGTGAATCATGGAAGATTTGTTTCGGTTTTAACAAATTAGGGCTTAACCCTCTAATGGATTTCCAAACAAGAAAAGCGCATTGTGTGGAAAATTATGATGCTTAATagcttgttaaaaaaattatttgtcctATTGTGTGGGAGTTCTGCAAAACCAAGTCGGCTCCATTGATGCCCAGGGAAGAGGACAGTGGACAGACTGGCTGAGCAGAGTCTTTCTGACCtgaattccttttcctttctgcctcttgATCTTAGGTGACCTGATTCCCACTCAAGGACACCAAATGGGAGAATTTTCAATCACAAACTGTAACTACCTAGAAAGTTAAATTAACAACAGAAGTCTCATTAACTTAGCATAGGTTTGAATCCTTAGTCTCTTCTCTTTGGTCTCTATAGCTCCTCAACTGTAAGCCCTTCTGAAGCCCTGAACTACAGGGTACAGTTCTTTGTACCAGGCTGCACTTTCACTCTCCTCTGCATTGACTTGTGGTCAAGATAACAGCTTTTGGTTCAGGCTTCTGGCTCTTTCTGTCCGCAGTTTGTCCTTGGCTGTTGCCCATAATCTTGTTGCCAGGGTCCTCCTTAGACATTATGTTCTGAATCTGTTCATCCTggatcctctttctttttctgattatagTCTCTTGGACTTACAGGATCATAATTGTGAGAGCTCAAATAAATCTTAAAGATCAGTGTCTGCTTTATTTTGTTGATCAGGAACCTGAGAACCTGaaagattaaaaagtaataaCCACAAGATAACATAGTTTCCGATTCAAATTGATCTCCCTGGCTGCAGCTCAGTCTTCCCTACCTCTATTATTTCTTCCATACTCTTTGCCAGAAAGTTACCTTTCTGAAAGATCTCGCTGTGTGTCACTGGCCCCACCCCCAATCTTTGCTTATATCCGTTGTGTACAAGGAGAAACCTAAACTCTTCTATGGGGCCCTTTGCAATATGACCCTAGCTTTATCATTCCTGATACATTGTCTTTCATCTCATTCATACTCTAAATAGTTTCTACATAAAACTATTGGTCGTTTCCAGAACCTTTCTCTTTTATGTCCCTGCTAAGGTTACCAGATAAAATATAAGATGCCTAGTTAAattggaatttcagataaacactATCGTATGGGACATACtactaataaaaaattatttgttgtttatctgaaattccaaCTTAACTGAGCatcctttatgttttatttgctaaatctgataGATTTGCACATGAAGTTTCCTCTGAATGGAATGACTTCTTCTTGCTTGCACCCCTTTCTTCCCCTCAATCCCCAAGAGATTGCTACTTATCTTTCAAAATTTGGCTCTTGTTACCTTGTCCGTAAACTTTATAGGACTCCAAGAGAGCTTTGGTCTTACAACATTTGGAACATAACCATGTTGTACCTGTCAATTTGGATACATAAGTGTGATAAATTTTCagagttcattttaaaaaatggtcataTTTACGTTTAAAATTCTTTACAGGGGGGACAATTTCATCTATAAGGACCTTAAACGTAGTTAGTGCTTAAATATTTGTTGCTATTTGGTATTCAAAAATACCAGGTCTGGAGGCCAGCCTGACCACTCTCTGTCAGCACTGTGCCCTGCTTCAGCTCAAACTATAAGGCCCAATAAAGCCTTACCTGtgcctttgaagaaaaaaaatatatcaggtcTGTAGTTTTTTATACCAATTGAGAGTATCTGTTTCTGCCtctaaaacaaggaaaaaacTTTGGAAATGACCTTTTCAGAGTGTAGTAGACTCTTTAAATGAGGAGAAAACTTTGGAAATCGCTTTTTCAGAGTATAGTAAATTCTTTAAATCACTATTTCAGTACAACAGTATTCATATCAATATgctttaagatatttttctagcatttatttatggaataaataaaaagtatacattgGTTTATTTATATTACTGCTGTTTTTAAGGTGAAGATGGTTCTTGCCAAATTGTATGAGAATAAGAAAATAGCTAGTGCCACCCACAACATCTATGCATACCGGTGAGTAAACCTAACTTTAGGAAtgttcaatttgtaaaaaatgggggaaactgatgcatgatttttaaaataacaactattatgtgtggtttttttcattataaaagtaataatcaCGTATAGAATATTTCGAATctgcagaaaagaaaaggaattggaGGGAAAATCAACCTTTTTCTGCCATTAAATGTAACTGATAATAGTTGGATACATTTTGATAATATATTGATACATTTTCCTTGTCTTCTatgcaacttttattttttcagtgcGTTGCCGTAGtatctatgttaactaactagaatttaaataacttgaaataaacaatttaccaaaagcatttttccatGTTGTTATAATTGCTTTATAGACATTATTGTAATGGCTGTGTACTATTTCTTTCGGGCTGTATACCGTAattagctattttctttttctagtttttcatatttttcattattataaaaaatattcttgtgaACATCTTTGTATACATTCTAGATTATTTACTTGGAGTAGGTTCTGGTTACTTgagattattttttgaaatgaaatgggCGTGCaattgaagaagaaagaatatattcCTAGAAGTAAAATCATCAAAGTATGAACATTTTTGAAACTCTTGATACATAGTGCCAaattttttcccaagtttttcttttaaaccagtGTATGCTTTCATTGGCAGGGAAGTAAGTGTGCTTCTTTTGCTGTATTCCTTCTAGTTTTGAATACTAAGGTTTTATACAAATGTTTGCTGAAGTGTTAGTAAACAGAGGaagaatatatttctaaatacgTAAATTAGTATAGACTTAAAAGAACATATTTTGGGACTGAAATGAATCAGAATATAAACATAGAGATTTAGTgcaaatttaaactttttttttttaatgtttattcattttttgagagacagagacagcatgagcagggcagagagggagggagacacagaatctgaagcaggctccaggctcctagctgtcagcacagagcccgatgcggggcttgaactcacgaaccatgagatcatgacctgagccgaagtcagatgctcaaccgactgaaccacccaggtgccccaagatttagTGCAAATTTAAAGTGTGATTGAGAATATTAGTAAAATCTAGGCTAtctgaaaatcagaaaattaaaaaaaaacaatccatcaCTTTGGATAGGTGAGTTTTTTTATATTACTAAGTCACATTTCTTTAAGTGCCAAAATTTCCAAAAACTATTTGTTATATGATTCCCTGCTTACTAGAGTATCCCTGGGCaggattttgatgttttgagTTAGGGTCATCAATATAAAAACAAGGGATTAGACTCTGCTTGCTCTCGGTGATTTGAATGTGCTTTAAAAGTATTAATTGCCATTCATTCATCCCAtgtgtttattgagtgcctacgcTGTGCCAAATACTTTATGAAAGTTAATTTTGATTATTTCAGGAACTCTGCCCCTGCAAAAAGTTTAGCTTTTTCAAGATCACAAAGTTGTTAAGTGGAGTCTGATAaactgatttctctctcttttattccgACATGGCTCTGTGGCGGCACCTTCAACAATCAGTCGCTGGATATAATTTTAATCTTAAGTtatcaaaaagttaaataatatgcCAGATATTCTATTTCAGGccccagatttttgtttttaagtacctggaagtattttttttagttttgcaagTTAGTAGGTGATCAGACCAGCTGTCAATTCTCACAGATATCAGCACGACTTACACGCTTACTCCACCTTGCTCCATTATGTTATAACTGACACTTGGGAATGAAAGAGCTTAGCTTGCCAGAATTGTGTGCCACCTAAGACTAAACCAGGTACAAAGTGGAGTCTTGCAGGATCCCACTGGAAGTAAAGTAAATAACCTTTATCTCGTATATGGACTTTGTGTTGTATATTTTGAATGCTTAGGATCCTTTTAAGGTTACTTCTTGGTTCTGGGGCTGTGTTCCTGCTTTGGAGTTACGAGGCACTCTTCAGGCTACTGGTATACACAGCTATGGGATACTGCATTATCGTCTTCCTGGCATGTGCCgaaaaagtaaaaatgtccttggtattttcatttttaaaaaacctaacaGCACTGATTTATAACTcaagttttcttcatttgttccaTAAAATTATGGTGTTAGGTTATAATTACAGTCCTAATATACACCAACTGCTGACACCTTTTTGCCTTAAATTTGCCATATAAAATTTTGTCTAATAGCACGAACTTTGTTCTCTTGGAATGAGGTCAATTCTAAATAATAGTAGAGCCTGGTCATAGTAGGTGGGCAGTAAATATTGATTGAGTCAATGAATGGAAAGACAGATTGAAGGaggaatgagtgaataaatgaatgaatatgattGCTataatacatatgaatatataataaatatgtgaatatgaTTGCTATAATTGACTTAGGTATATAGATATGGTAGTATCTGGCTTTTTTATAGCCACAGCTGGAAAAGTATCTTTGCTGCGTTTGCCTAGTCCTAGATGGTGTCATCTGTAGGGACCTAAGAAATCCTGTAGACAGCATACCTTAActgtcactgttttctttttatatctcaCCCTTACTTGCCGTGCTTATTCTGCTACAATGTAGCCCAAATTATTATTCCAAATGCAAACTTTCTAGATAATTTAAATAGGTAAAAATATCATGATTTATCTCAGATATTGATAATTAACCAGGGGAAAAATTATAGAGAAGGTAAACCTTATAATTCTTAGAATGGGGAGGATAGAGAAATGTTTGATGGCTAGAATAAGATGTGAGGAaagtataaaatgttaatttatgttGATTCCATCACCTCCATCTTTTTTATATACTCTTTGTCTCTTCCACTAGCTCTAAGGCTCTTTGAAGACTGAAGTATGCCActtatttctttatatcatttCATGGTGCCTACATACTTCTCTACAGTATATTCTCAATCAGTGGTTTTCAATGACTACTCTCTGTAACCTTATAGCTTCAAGATTAGATCAAGTGTCAGATGTATAAACTCACCTTTCCATAATTATAGCATTTATGCTTTAAGGGAGGTGCCTTGATTCCTAGCTttcccaaatataaaaaaaaatgaaatgtactgGATAACAAATCAGAGAAAATGTATCTAATATATAGttcaagaagaattttttttttgacaaatatgCAGATTTTGGAAGTAAATTGATTGCAACAAGTATGTAGGTGTAACTTTTAGGTGCAATATTTTGGAGTTTCAAAGTGTAATACTGTTATATGTATTTCTAGAATATATTGTGAGGATAAACAGACCTTCTTACAGGACTGTGAGGACGATGGGGAGACAGCAGCTGGCGGGCGTCTTCTCCATCTCATGGAGGTAAGTGTAAGTTAAACCCTGGTAATCCTGCTCTCTGAGCCATAAAATTTTTCAATGAAACAGAGCTCTATTTAGGAATAAGTAAATCAGTTAGGCTACATGACATGAGATATATTTGGGATAACTAGTAGTTAATTTTTAAACCTTGAGAGAAACGTTTAACCACTTGATGTGGGGCAGAAAGCCCAAGGTTAATAACAAGCGCTGTGCTTGGAAAGTCTGGCAGTCATAAATGATAGAAGATTGTCTTCAACTCTAAAAAAGcatctcctttttgtttttcaacaatgTCGTCCCtgtattttctctgttctgtctttgTGCATTTCTTGTTAGTTGGGTATTATTGGACCATCTGGATAGACCCAGAATATTGCTTTTTTCATTAACTTGTCCATCTCCTCACCTTATGTTCTAAGACATTTTCTTACCTGTCTTCCAAGATTTctgttgaattaaaaattttttttagcaatcaTGTATTTAACAGTTCTTTCTTCTtggggcatctgactggctcagtcagaaaagcatgtgactcttgaccttggggtcatgaggtTGAGCCATTTTTTATAATGTGTTATTTTGGCTTTATGAATGCAATTTCTCTGAGAATAGTaattagaggattttttttagatgttctcccctttaaatttttcctggtccattttagtttgtttatcttgtcctttctctttcatgctgctggattttcttcatctgtatggTGATCATTGATCTTAATTGtctattaattttaagaatagaTTGGTTTTTTTCCTAAGGTAGTTGCTATAGTTTCTTCTGTTACCGTATGTGGAGGTTTGTTTTCTAACCAGGCCGTTTCCATGATAGGAACTCTGTGTGGTCAGGCCTGTGGCCTGGTGGGCTTCATGTTAAGAACAGCATTTGACAGATACCCAACTGAGGAAGACCTTGCTGGTAGGCCCCAGCAGTTACCCATGCAGCCCGAGTTCTTTCCAGTGTTTTGTTCAGAAGcatgttttggttgttgtttggcCTAGGGGCAAAAGGCTATTTAAACTGAGCTATTTTGGTTGAATTCATGAAGAACTGGAACACTACCTGCATGAGTTCCCCTTCATTCTTCCCAATTGCCCCACAATTTGGAATTCGAGGACACTGTGGAGCACAGTGTTTGATTTCTAAATTCTGTCACCTGAATTTTAGGAATCTCACTCTGCTCACTTGGGTGGTTCTGCCATTCAAGTCATAGGGAAATTTTATGTGCAGTTtatcaacgttttttttttttttttttaatttatttttgggacagagagagacagagcatgaacgggggaggggcagagagcgagggagacacagaatcggaaacaggctccaggctccgagccatcagcccagagcctgacgcggggctcgaactcatggaccgcgagattgtgacctggctgaagtcggacgcttaaccgactgcgccacccaggcgccccata harbors:
- the IMPACT gene encoding protein IMPACT isoform X4; translation: MAAIYGEEWCVIDDCAKIFCIRISDDIDDPKWTLCLQVMLPNEYPGTAPPIYQLNAPWLKGQERADLSNSLEEIYIQNIGESILYLWVEKIRDVLIQKSQMTEPGPDIKKKTEEEDVECEDDLILACQPENPVKALDFEISENQTEIEELPPIDHGIPITDRRSTFQAHLAPVVCPKQVKMVLAKLYENKKIASATHNIYAYRIYCEDKQTFLQDCEDDGETAAGGRLLHLMEIGFFPKILNVRNVMVVVSRWYGGILLGPDRFKHINNCARNILVERNYTNSPEESSKALGKNKKVKKDKKRSEH
- the IMPACT gene encoding protein IMPACT isoform X1 translates to MAEGDAGSDQRQNEEIEAMAAIYGEEWCVIDDCAKIFCIRISDDIDDPKWTLCLQVMLPNEYPGTAPPIYQLNAPWLKGQERADLSNSLEEIYIQNIGESILYLWVEKIRDVLIQKSQMTEPGPDIKKKTEEEDVECEDDLILACQPENPVKALDFEISENQTEIEELPPIDHGIPITDRRSTFQAHLAPVVCPKQVKMVLAKLYENKKIASATHNIYAYRIYCEDKQTFLQDCEDDGETAAGGRLLHLMEIGFFPKILNVRNVMVVVSRWYGGILLGPDRFKHINNCARNILVERNYTNSPEESSKALGKNKKVKKDKKRSEH